A stretch of the Psychroserpens sp. Hel_I_66 genome encodes the following:
- a CDS encoding OmpA family protein, whose product MNKNYILIYLLCVCSLSFGQKKSLKRANQLFANKAYVEAAEIYEQLDDSQESLENLGDSYYYNFEMKKASNAYEKLFSKYKDSLNAETYFRYAHALKGIEDYDTGDQIMNEYSNLPENTPQFIEDLTSLVPYNYTIKQVESGSNIGDFGVSYFKDQVVFASLRNTENPKYAWNKNPYLDLYKASVSEDKNLENVEPFSEDINSKTHESNATFTNDGKTMYFSRTNKKRIKIGEEKIAVIKIYRAEFIDSTWTNITVMPFSSDLYSTQHPVLNKENTRLYFSSDMPGALGSFDIFYIDIYANNSYGNPINLGSTINTKHREQFPFITKDSILYFASNGHKGLGGLDLFRSVYKDNNFEEALNLGSTINSGLDDFGFVLKDSLDEGFLSSNRDGKDRLYSFTREPNRKTFFVEGEVRDKNSKEILPGSLVTLLDEDGNIINQMVVGDDAMYKFETEPNKKYQIEGYRSFYIPTIESINTNDEGKIEYDLELEIESYDDAEEIVVTKIDGYIYIELENIYFDLNKWDIKPEAAKTLDVLADLLMKYPRMEIQLGAHTDSRSSNSYNLVLSNNRAKATLNYIVSKGISKERLQSKGFGEILPLVNCGDDCTEVEHSINRRCEFIILK is encoded by the coding sequence ATGAACAAAAATTACATCCTTATATATCTTTTGTGTGTATGCAGTTTGAGCTTTGGACAAAAGAAAAGTTTAAAACGGGCAAATCAACTTTTTGCTAATAAAGCATATGTTGAAGCTGCTGAGATATACGAGCAGTTAGATGATAGTCAGGAATCTCTTGAAAATCTTGGAGATTCTTATTATTATAATTTTGAAATGAAAAAGGCAAGTAATGCCTATGAAAAATTATTTTCTAAGTATAAAGATAGTTTAAATGCTGAAACCTATTTTAGATATGCACATGCTTTAAAAGGTATTGAAGATTATGATACTGGAGATCAAATAATGAATGAATACTCAAACCTTCCCGAAAACACACCTCAATTTATTGAAGATCTAACGTCTTTAGTCCCTTATAATTATACTATTAAGCAAGTTGAAAGCGGTTCTAATATTGGAGATTTTGGAGTTAGTTATTTTAAAGACCAAGTCGTATTTGCATCTTTACGCAACACCGAAAACCCTAAATATGCTTGGAACAAAAACCCATACTTGGATTTATACAAAGCTTCAGTTTCTGAAGATAAAAACCTTGAAAACGTGGAGCCATTTTCCGAAGATATTAATAGTAAAACACATGAAAGTAATGCCACATTTACTAACGACGGTAAAACAATGTATTTCTCTAGAACCAATAAAAAGCGTATAAAAATAGGTGAAGAGAAAATTGCTGTGATCAAAATATACCGTGCAGAATTTATTGATAGCACATGGACAAATATTACTGTAATGCCTTTTTCTAGCGACTTGTACTCTACCCAACATCCAGTCTTAAACAAAGAGAACACAAGATTATATTTTTCTAGTGATATGCCTGGTGCTTTAGGCTCTTTTGACATCTTTTATATTGATATTTATGCCAATAATAGTTATGGTAATCCAATAAATTTGGGCAGCACCATAAACACTAAGCATAGAGAGCAATTTCCATTTATAACTAAGGATAGCATTCTATACTTTGCATCAAATGGTCATAAAGGACTAGGTGGCTTAGATTTATTTAGGAGTGTTTATAAAGACAATAATTTTGAAGAGGCATTAAATCTTGGGAGTACTATTAACTCTGGATTGGATGACTTTGGTTTTGTTTTGAAAGATTCATTAGATGAAGGGTTTTTATCATCAAACAGAGATGGGAAAGATCGTCTATATTCATTTACAAGAGAACCAAACAGAAAAACATTCTTTGTAGAGGGAGAGGTACGTGATAAAAATTCTAAAGAGATTTTACCTGGATCTTTGGTGACTTTACTCGATGAAGATGGGAATATCATTAATCAAATGGTTGTTGGTGATGATGCCATGTATAAATTTGAAACAGAACCAAATAAAAAGTATCAAATTGAAGGCTATAGAAGTTTCTACATCCCAACAATTGAAAGTATTAACACCAATGATGAAGGCAAAATTGAATATGATCTAGAATTGGAAATAGAATCTTATGATGATGCCGAAGAAATTGTTGTTACTAAAATAGATGGTTATATCTATATAGAACTAGAAAACATCTATTTTGATTTAAATAAATGGGATATCAAGCCAGAAGCTGCAAAAACATTAGATGTTCTAGCTGATTTATTAATGAAATACCCTAGAATGGAAATTCAATTAGGAGCTCATACAGATTCTAGAAGTAGTAATAGTTACAATTTAGTATTATCTAATAATCGTGCCAAAGCTACTTTGAATTATATTGTCTCAAAAGGTATCAGTAAAGAGCGACTACAATCTAAAGGTTTTGGAGAAATACTTCCTTTGGTAAACTGTGGTGATGATTGTACTGAGGTAGAACATTCCATCAATAGGCGTTGTGAATTTATTATACTTAAATAA
- a CDS encoding type IX secretion system membrane protein PorP/SprF, which translates to MMTKKLLTYSIKIIPLLIGVLAFSQQDAQYTHYMYNMSVINPGYATDDPDVINLGLLHRAQWVGSVGGPTTSSFFAHTTLGNRMEGGISAIHDQIGDVVKETNLFADFAYAIPISQNTKLSFGIKAGATFFSTNFNGFVYSDDLPDPAFANNLSKTSPNIGIGAFYFGKQFYIGLSAPNLLESEHLDNDSGIVTSRKEETHLFFTAGYVYDINESLKIKPAIMAKSVSGAPISLDLTTNVLINDTFEFGVGYRFDDSLSGLFNIKVIDSLRIGYAYDYTLSNLGRFNSGSHEIILLFDIGKLGNGFDKSPRFF; encoded by the coding sequence ATGATGACTAAAAAACTCTTAACATATAGCATAAAAATTATACCTCTACTAATAGGTGTATTGGCTTTTTCTCAACAAGATGCCCAATACACTCATTATATGTATAATATGAGTGTTATTAATCCTGGGTACGCAACAGATGATCCAGATGTAATTAATCTGGGGCTTTTACATCGTGCACAGTGGGTTGGATCTGTTGGAGGACCAACTACAAGTAGCTTTTTTGCTCATACGACATTGGGCAACAGAATGGAAGGCGGTATCTCTGCAATCCATGATCAAATTGGAGACGTTGTTAAAGAAACAAATTTATTTGCAGATTTTGCCTATGCCATTCCTATTAGCCAAAACACAAAACTATCTTTTGGTATAAAAGCTGGTGCTACATTTTTTAGCACAAATTTTAATGGTTTTGTGTATTCTGATGATCTACCAGATCCTGCATTTGCAAATAACTTGAGTAAAACGTCCCCTAACATTGGTATTGGTGCTTTTTACTTCGGAAAACAATTTTACATAGGATTATCTGCGCCTAATTTATTAGAATCTGAACATTTAGATAATGATAGCGGAATTGTAACATCAAGAAAAGAAGAAACACATTTATTTTTTACCGCAGGTTATGTTTACGATATAAACGAAAGTCTAAAAATAAAACCAGCTATCATGGCAAAATCAGTTTCTGGTGCTCCAATATCTTTGGATTTAACGACAAATGTTCTAATAAATGATACTTTTGAATTTGGTGTTGGTTATCGGTTTGACGATTCGTTAAGTGGTTTGTTTAACATTAAAGTTATTGACTCATTACGTATTGGTTACGCTTACGACTATACACTCTCAAACCTTGGTAGATTTAACTCAGGCTCACACGAAATTATTTTACTTTTTGATATTGGAAAACTAGGTAACGGATTCGATAAATCACCAAGATTTTTCTAA
- a CDS encoding gliding motility-associated C-terminal domain-containing protein: MLKHPNAINHKQLIFLFLFIVGTLNINAQCPSISNVTQSFCDIDGPIISDLIATDNGNGVFWYDTQTSTTPISASEGLISGEDYYADDATGTCGTRERVDVFIYGAPLGLNFQGVCVDDANDATISDLNAIGNNVQWYSVSSGGIALLPTTILNDNTIYYADQENPDTNCRTSRLSVLVNVGVVPVPTGDAVQEFCSDDAPTVADLVALGFNNWYPNSESVVPLDQNVALIDGENYFATSVDPPCESDNRLEVTVVINSPANSGTDGVLDFCETDLSTIMSVDLIDSLSGNPDIDGFWSGPFPTTNGSTGTLDITSLTVAGGPYIFTYQVDTTTVCGSNTSTVTITINPLSDPGTDGAVDLCLDNGPVDLFTILGGSPETGGTWTPALASGTGVFDPTLDTAGVYTYTISGSAPCPDASATVTVTTNIPPDPGTGATLDLCTNSDPIDLFTVLGGSPETGGSWSPALASGTGLFDPAIDPAGAYTYTLTGTPPCGDQSATVNVTFIPSPDAGTDGAVDLCLDNGPIDLFTLLGGSPETGGSWTPALASGTGVFDPSLDTAGVYTYTISGSAPCSDASATVTVTTNIPPDPGTGATVDLCTNSDPIDLFTVLGGSPETGGSWSPALASGTGLFDPALDAAGAYTYTLTGTPPCGDQSATVNVTFIPSPDAGTDGAVDLCLDNGPIDLFTLLGGSPETGGTWSPALASGTGVFDPSLDTAGVYTYTIPADPPCENSSATVTVTTNIPPDPGTGATVDLCTNSDPIDLFTVLGGSPETGGSWSPALASGTGLFDPALDAAGAYTYTLTGTPPCGDQSATVNVTFIPSPDAGTDGAVDLCLDNGPIDLFTLLGGSPETGGTWSPALASGTGVFDPSLDTAGAYTYTIPADPPCEDSSATVTVTTNIPPDPGTGATVDLCTNSDPIDLFTVLGGSPEIGGSWSPALASGTGLFDPAIDPAGAYTYTLTGTPPCGDQSATVNVTFIPSPDAGTDGAVDLCLDNGPIDLFTILGGSPETGGTWSPALASGTGVFDPSLDADGVYTYTIPADPPCEDSSATVTVTTSIPPDPGTGATLDLCNNGGAIDLFTILGGSPETGGTWSPALSSGTGLFDPNDDIAGVYTYTLTGTSPCEDQSATVTVSIIPPPNAGEDSNAVICIGDGPQDLFNYLNGTPDSGGTWSPTLVSGSGIFDPNVDPAGIYTYTVTGPIACNQSDTSSLTVTIETNPDATGLEMSSEDICLGLSNDISITNATFLADGTFTLTYNLSGANISNNTTTINVLNGDSVFNIPASLLTNTGLTTVTITSITNVGSICSADVSAILPSSFTVLNSVTPELIENGNIFCLQDEPTIENLSSSIISTEVITWYDAPTNGNSYENTETLIDGQTYYASALSDDGCESTVRLEVTVTFENCPVDIVIPDGFSPNDDSINDEFTIENLRELYPNFTLEIYNRYGNILYKGDITTPDWDGTSDKGVTLGDSRLPVGIYFFILEFNDGNRNPIQGRVYLSR, encoded by the coding sequence ATGTTAAAACACCCTAACGCTATTAACCATAAACAGCTAATATTCTTATTTCTTTTTATAGTAGGTACATTAAATATTAATGCACAGTGCCCATCCATTTCAAATGTTACTCAGAGTTTTTGTGATATTGATGGACCAATTATATCTGATTTGATAGCTACAGATAATGGTAATGGTGTATTTTGGTATGATACTCAAACATCAACAACACCAATTTCAGCTTCGGAAGGATTAATATCTGGAGAGGATTATTATGCCGATGATGCAACTGGCACATGTGGAACTAGAGAGCGTGTTGACGTGTTTATTTATGGAGCACCTTTAGGATTAAATTTTCAAGGTGTTTGTGTTGATGATGCAAATGATGCTACAATCTCAGATTTAAACGCCATCGGAAATAATGTACAGTGGTATAGTGTATCATCAGGAGGTATAGCTTTATTACCAACAACAATTTTAAATGATAATACAATATACTATGCAGATCAAGAAAACCCTGATACAAACTGTAGAACATCAAGATTATCTGTATTAGTCAACGTTGGGGTAGTTCCTGTACCAACAGGTGATGCTGTTCAAGAATTTTGTTCTGATGATGCACCAACAGTTGCTGATCTCGTAGCATTAGGTTTTAACAATTGGTATCCCAATTCAGAATCAGTAGTGCCATTGGACCAAAATGTAGCATTGATCGATGGAGAAAACTATTTTGCCACATCTGTAGATCCACCATGTGAAAGTGATAATAGACTTGAGGTCACAGTTGTTATAAACTCACCAGCTAATTCAGGCACAGATGGAGTTTTAGATTTTTGCGAAACAGATCTTAGTACTATTATGTCTGTAGATTTAATAGATAGCTTATCAGGAAATCCAGATATTGATGGGTTTTGGAGTGGTCCTTTCCCCACAACTAATGGTAGTACAGGTACATTAGATATTACATCATTAACTGTTGCAGGCGGACCTTACATTTTTACATATCAAGTAGATACAACTACGGTCTGTGGTAGCAATACATCAACGGTTACCATTACAATAAATCCCCTCTCAGATCCTGGAACAGACGGTGCAGTAGATCTGTGCTTAGACAATGGCCCAGTAGACTTATTTACAATACTCGGTGGCTCACCTGAGACCGGTGGCACATGGACTCCTGCCCTGGCGAGTGGAACTGGAGTTTTTGACCCAACTCTAGATACCGCTGGTGTTTATACGTATACTATCTCCGGAAGTGCACCTTGTCCAGATGCATCTGCAACGGTGACGGTAACGACGAACATCCCTCCAGATCCAGGGACTGGCGCAACATTGGACCTCTGCACAAACAGCGATCCAATAGATTTGTTCACAGTTCTCGGTGGCTCTCCCGAGACCGGTGGCTCATGGTCTCCTGCCCTGGCGAGTGGCACCGGACTTTTCGATCCTGCCATAGATCCAGCTGGTGCCTACACCTATACATTAACGGGAACACCTCCCTGTGGTGACCAATCCGCAACGGTAAACGTAACATTTATCCCATCTCCGGATGCTGGAACAGACGGTGCAGTAGATCTCTGCTTAGACAATGGCCCAATAGACTTATTTACATTACTCGGTGGCTCACCTGAGACCGGTGGCTCATGGACTCCTGCCCTGGCAAGTGGAACTGGGGTTTTTGACCCAAGTCTAGATACCGCTGGTGTTTATACGTATACTATCTCCGGAAGTGCACCTTGTTCGGATGCATCTGCAACGGTGACGGTAACGACGAACATCCCTCCAGATCCTGGGACTGGTGCAACAGTGGACCTCTGCACGAACAGCGATCCAATAGATTTGTTCACAGTTCTCGGTGGCTCTCCCGAGACCGGTGGCTCATGGTCCCCTGCCCTGGCGAGTGGAACCGGACTTTTCGATCCTGCACTAGATGCAGCTGGCGCCTACACCTATACATTAACGGGAACGCCTCCCTGTGGCGACCAATCCGCAACGGTAAACGTAACATTTATCCCATCTCCGGATGCTGGGACAGACGGTGCAGTAGATCTGTGCTTAGACAATGGCCCGATAGACTTATTTACATTACTCGGTGGCTCACCTGAGACCGGTGGCACATGGTCTCCTGCCCTGGCGAGTGGAACTGGCGTTTTTGACCCAAGCCTAGATACCGCTGGTGTTTATACCTATACAATTCCTGCTGATCCGCCCTGTGAAAACTCCTCCGCAACGGTGACGGTAACGACCAACATCCCTCCGGACCCTGGGACTGGTGCAACAGTGGACCTGTGCACGAACAGCGATCCAATAGATTTGTTCACAGTTCTCGGTGGCTCTCCCGAGACCGGTGGCTCATGGTCCCCTGCCCTGGCGAGTGGAACCGGACTTTTCGATCCTGCACTAGATGCAGCTGGCGCCTACACCTATACATTAACGGGAACGCCTCCCTGTGGCGACCAATCCGCAACGGTAAACGTAACATTTATCCCATCTCCGGATGCTGGGACAGACGGTGCAGTAGATCTGTGCTTAGACAATGGCCCGATAGACTTATTTACATTACTCGGTGGCTCACCTGAGACCGGTGGCACATGGTCTCCTGCCCTGGCGAGTGGAACTGGCGTTTTTGACCCAAGTCTAGATACCGCTGGTGCTTATACCTATACAATCCCTGCTGATCCGCCCTGTGAAGATTCCTCCGCAACGGTGACGGTAACGACGAACATCCCTCCGGATCCTGGGACTGGTGCAACAGTGGACCTCTGCACGAACAGCGATCCAATTGATTTGTTCACAGTTCTCGGTGGCTCTCCCGAGATCGGTGGCTCATGGTCCCCTGCCCTGGCGAGTGGAACCGGACTTTTCGATCCTGCCATAGATCCAGCTGGTGCCTACACCTATACATTAACGGGAACACCTCCATGTGGTGACCAATCCGCAACGGTAAACGTAACATTTATCCCATCTCCGGATGCTGGAACAGACGGTGCAGTAGATCTCTGCTTAGACAATGGCCCGATAGACTTATTTACAATACTCGGTGGCTCACCTGAGACCGGTGGCACATGGTCTCCTGCCCTGGCGAGTGGAACTGGCGTTTTTGACCCAAGCCTAGATGCCGATGGTGTTTATACCTATACAATTCCTGCTGATCCGCCCTGTGAAGATTCCTCCGCAACGGTGACGGTAACAACCAGTATTCCTCCAGATCCTGGAACTGGTGCAACATTAGATTTATGTAATAATGGTGGCGCTATAGATTTGTTTACAATACTTGGTGGCTCACCTGAAACTGGTGGCACATGGAGTCCAGCACTGAGTAGTGGTACAGGACTTTTTGATCCTAACGATGATATAGCTGGTGTTTATACCTATACCTTAACAGGAACATCTCCTTGTGAAGACCAATCTGCAACAGTTACTGTTTCTATTATTCCACCACCTAATGCTGGTGAAGATAGTAACGCTGTGATTTGTATCGGTGATGGTCCTCAAGATTTGTTCAATTATTTAAATGGCACTCCAGATTCTGGTGGAACTTGGAGTCCTACACTTGTTAGCGGAAGTGGAATTTTTGATCCCAATGTAGATCCAGCTGGTATATATACCTACACAGTTACAGGTCCAATTGCTTGCAACCAATCAGACACCTCTTCTCTAACTGTAACAATAGAAACTAATCCAGATGCAACTGGTTTAGAAATGTCTTCGGAAGATATCTGTTTAGGACTTTCTAATGATATATCAATTACAAATGCGACTTTCTTAGCAGATGGGACATTTACGTTAACTTATAATCTTTCTGGAGCAAATATATCTAATAACACCACTACAATTAATGTTCTTAATGGAGATTCTGTTTTTAACATACCTGCCAGTCTATTAACAAATACTGGATTAACAACGGTAACAATAACTTCAATTACGAATGTAGGATCAATTTGCAGCGCAGATGTTTCAGCAATATTACCTTCTAGTTTTACAGTTCTTAATAGTGTGACACCTGAACTCATAGAAAATGGAAATATTTTTTGCCTTCAAGATGAACCAACGATAGAAAATCTCTCTAGCAGTATTATAAGTACAGAAGTCATTACCTGGTATGATGCCCCAACTAATGGCAATAGCTATGAAAATACCGAAACCTTAATCGACGGTCAAACTTATTATGCGTCTGCTTTGTCAGATGATGGATGCGAAAGTACAGTTAGGCTAGAAGTTACAGTAACATTTGAAAATTGCCCGGTAGATATTGTAATCCCAGATGGGTTTTCACCCAACGACGACTCCATAAATGATGAATTCACCATTGAAAACTTAAGAGAATTATATCCTAATTTTACATTAGAAATTTATAACCGTTACGGAAATATTCTATATAAAGGAGATATAACCACACCAGATTGGGATGGAACTTCAGATAAAGGAGTAACTCTTGGAGATTCTAGATTACCAGTTGGGATATATTTCTTTATTCTGGAATTTAATGATGGTAATAGAAACCCAATTCAAGGAAGGGTTTATTTAAGTAGATAG
- a CDS encoding fibronectin type III domain-containing protein produces the protein MKNLIFTFALLLLVFNCSSEDDTNDPNNIAPGPFSVTILETRMDGASIEWTEAIDIDDDPVTYSIYLDDQLISTGTTALSYNFTGLTPETVYEGTIIADDGRGGHSQDDFFFLTEPETLILTINASDWIYESYPEAGGTREIRGAGFEIPFYENATAYQIEIIDFSITFIDGVTVNDSGTYSWTNENRNDPIYVLNANGNYVVYLASASVNTISSGYQTYIDYITSRAGTAQVIITF, from the coding sequence ATGAAAAATCTCATTTTTACTTTTGCACTACTTTTATTGGTATTTAATTGTTCTTCGGAAGACGACACGAACGACCCAAATAATATTGCTCCAGGACCATTTTCGGTTACTATTTTAGAAACTCGTATGGATGGCGCGTCGATTGAATGGACGGAAGCCATTGATATTGATGACGATCCTGTAACCTATTCTATTTATTTGGACGATCAATTAATTTCAACTGGCACTACCGCTTTATCTTACAATTTTACTGGATTAACTCCAGAAACTGTTTACGAGGGAACCATTATTGCAGATGATGGAAGAGGTGGCCATTCGCAAGATGATTTCTTCTTTTTAACAGAACCAGAAACTCTAATATTAACCATAAACGCTTCAGATTGGATTTATGAAAGTTACCCTGAAGCTGGTGGCACCCGAGAAATTAGAGGAGCTGGTTTTGAAATACCTTTTTATGAGAATGCAACAGCTTATCAAATTGAGATAATAGATTTTTCAATCACTTTTATTGATGGAGTAACAGTTAATGATTCTGGAACCTATTCTTGGACTAATGAGAATCGAAATGATCCTATTTATGTCTTAAATGCAAATGGAAATTATGTTGTTTACTTAGCTTCTGCTTCAGTAAACACCATAAGTTCTGGCTATCAAACATACATAGATTATATAACTTCAAGGGCAGGAACTGCACAGGTTATTATCACTTTTTAA
- a CDS encoding LysM peptidoglycan-binding domain-containing protein: MTRVFFMSLMLCFFFGNAQKLTKNHTVKKGETVYQLSRIYNVSVNDIFQLNPEASNLIFVGEVLKIPVSEEQASNNQNTAPQNTTKGGNAFVYKVKRGDTKFGLSKKFGISISSLEDQNPHIKPMLQAGHILEINNSNYSPQSQTQNTSKPQSTQSSNTFHTVIKGDTFYGISKQYNVDLNLLTSINSSVIPEKMAIGSQIKIPNSDDSNSLANTRNKTEYLVKKGDTKFALSKMFDTSISELERLNPQIVDMLRYGTVIKIPSEDINTIAQTSSDKVLEEEENIKNTTDSNSTETPTDLAEQDIEPNPNDPDNIVLKDTTELAKNTIDQDSISPNNPAININENEQLAYKPYVIEPKETLYGLSKKAGMTIPEFLKLNPELSESVTIGTIIKMPIKNLDTTSVELSPNLNNNSSDNSYKDLSSIVTSKTNKKILMLMPFSNEEFKYYDKNTTNFNAIADTDLQNDIQFYRGAKTAIDSLNKLGLKAEISLEKISNGIENIDINSFDAIIASKIDEDLETALSTTLNSDIPIITTNSETYDYQIETIYQALPTTEIQIEKTLEYLNESNGNIIVISDVNRLESRLLIKKFSPNAKIFITNTDNEFSENDLISNLEKNKTNYVVIDSEKNGVFLSSTTVLLGQSSKFEIQIAVLESALVPKGQQISSKRFKILKLIYPDLSQITNNSKTLRYFNNYKLKNDTDPSNKVLQGFDIMFDTMLRLSQDVSFQETAKIYKTEYFTLKFNYKKNNSGVFDNHEIIIREFNNLEIGN; this comes from the coding sequence ATGACTAGAGTATTTTTCATGTCTTTGATGTTATGTTTTTTCTTCGGAAATGCTCAAAAACTCACTAAAAATCACACAGTTAAAAAGGGAGAAACGGTATATCAGCTTTCAAGGATCTATAATGTCTCTGTCAACGACATTTTTCAATTGAACCCAGAGGCTTCAAACTTAATTTTTGTTGGCGAGGTATTGAAAATTCCTGTTTCCGAAGAACAAGCTTCAAATAATCAAAATACCGCACCACAAAACACAACTAAAGGTGGCAATGCTTTTGTTTACAAGGTAAAAAGAGGTGATACAAAATTTGGTCTTTCAAAAAAATTCGGAATTAGCATTAGTTCTTTAGAGGACCAGAACCCACACATAAAACCTATGTTACAAGCTGGTCATATTCTTGAGATAAATAATTCTAATTATTCACCTCAATCACAAACTCAAAACACGTCTAAACCTCAAAGCACGCAGTCGTCAAATACATTTCATACGGTAATAAAAGGAGATACGTTTTATGGTATTTCAAAACAATACAATGTGGATCTAAATCTGCTTACGAGTATTAATTCTTCAGTTATTCCTGAAAAAATGGCTATTGGTTCACAGATAAAAATACCAAATAGTGACGATTCAAATTCATTAGCCAATACACGAAATAAAACAGAATATTTAGTAAAAAAGGGAGACACAAAATTTGCTCTATCAAAAATGTTCGATACTTCAATTTCTGAACTAGAACGTTTAAACCCCCAAATTGTTGATATGTTGCGCTATGGCACTGTTATAAAAATTCCTTCGGAAGATATTAATACTATAGCTCAAACAAGTAGCGATAAAGTATTAGAAGAAGAAGAAAACATTAAAAACACGACCGATTCGAACTCAACCGAAACACCAACAGATTTAGCTGAACAAGATATTGAACCTAACCCAAATGATCCTGATAATATTGTTTTAAAAGATACTACAGAGTTAGCAAAAAACACAATTGATCAAGATTCAATTTCACCAAATAATCCTGCCATTAATATTAATGAAAACGAACAGTTAGCATATAAACCTTATGTTATAGAACCTAAAGAAACACTTTACGGTCTCTCTAAAAAAGCTGGTATGACGATACCAGAGTTCCTTAAATTAAATCCTGAATTATCAGAATCTGTAACTATCGGAACAATTATAAAAATGCCAATTAAAAATCTTGATACGACTTCAGTTGAATTATCACCAAACCTAAATAATAATTCATCAGATAATTCATATAAGGATTTAAGCTCAATCGTTACTTCGAAAACAAATAAAAAAATTCTAATGCTTATGCCTTTTAGCAATGAAGAATTTAAATACTACGATAAAAACACGACTAATTTCAATGCTATTGCAGATACTGATCTACAAAATGATATTCAATTTTACAGAGGAGCTAAAACTGCAATAGATAGCTTAAATAAATTAGGTTTAAAAGCGGAAATTAGTTTAGAGAAGATCTCGAACGGAATAGAAAATATTGATATAAATTCCTTTGATGCCATTATAGCTTCTAAGATTGATGAAGACCTTGAAACTGCCCTATCAACGACATTAAATAGTGATATTCCCATCATAACAACAAATTCAGAAACTTATGATTATCAAATAGAAACAATTTATCAAGCGCTACCAACAACAGAGATTCAAATAGAAAAAACGCTTGAGTATCTCAATGAGAGCAATGGTAATATTATTGTGATAAGTGATGTTAATCGACTTGAGAGCAGATTATTAATTAAAAAGTTTTCACCAAATGCAAAAATTTTTATTACCAATACCGACAATGAGTTCTCAGAAAATGATTTAATTTCTAATCTTGAAAAAAATAAAACTAACTATGTTGTTATTGATAGCGAAAAAAACGGGGTGTTTTTAAGTTCTACCACAGTATTGCTAGGCCAATCTTCAAAATTTGAAATACAAATAGCTGTGTTAGAATCGGCATTAGTTCCGAAGGGACAACAAATTTCATCAAAGAGATTTAAAATTTTAAAATTAATTTATCCAGATTTATCACAGATTACGAATAATTCCAAAACATTGAGATATTTTAACAATTATAAGCTCAAAAATGATACAGATCCCTCCAACAAAGTACTTCAAGGATTTGATATAATGTTTGATACGATGTTGAGATTGTCCCAAGATGTTAGTTTTCAGGAGACAGCAAAAATCTATAAAACTGAATATTTCACGCTTAAATTTAACTACAAAAAAAATAATTCTGGGGTTTTTGATAATCATGAAATTATTATTCGTGAATTTAATAATTTAGAAATTGGTAATTAA